In Lolium rigidum isolate FL_2022 chromosome 7, APGP_CSIRO_Lrig_0.1, whole genome shotgun sequence, the DNA window GGCGATATGACGCATCCGTAGGGTGATCTTGGGGCAATCAACAAATGAAGGTAGTAACTTTTTTCGGAAAAAGTGGCGACAAATAATTAAGTATTTTTCCAAATAAAAGAGATGGGAAATAGTGAAGTATTTTTCTAGAATAAAAGAGGCGATGAACAATGAAGTACCTTTTCCAAAGTTGTGGTGGAAAAAGATAGTAGTTTTCCAGCAGAGTTATTCATGAGGTGAATGCTCTTTTTTTTCTCGAATAAAAGAGAACATAAATAGTGGAGTACATCCCATAGGGTGATCGAATAAGGGAGAAATAATTTTCCGAATAAAAGAGGCGGTGAACAATAAAGTTATGTTTTCAAGTTTGTTTTGTTCACCGCCTCttttacccacgggtacgggtacctgtgggtaccgtacccgcatgggcagggtatgggtacacttttatgaccatgggtagtacccataccctacccgttAAGTCATGGGTATGGCACGGGTATAGCTTTGTACCCacgggtatacccataccctgcccgtttatGGTCAATTTTTATGTGACACGTCTacttttgttgacttatgagttactATATGAGAATgggatttttatattttttaattaGTATGTGCTCAACTACCtattattgagttgagataattcattTTTTAATCTAACTTATTATCGATAAATGTAAATTTGCGAGAAACTTGtgtacaatttaacctacccaccggtacccaatgggtatgggtacccgccgggtatgggtatgggtaaagttttatactcATGGGCAtgggtatgggtagaagtttgtacccatcgactatacgggtatgggtatgttattgctctaccctgcccaaactctgcccattgccatccttagaaAGAAGGGTGACTGTGAAGCAATCAATAGGTTGTAGTATTTTTCTCGAATTAAAGATAAGATGGAAAGTGGGAGTATTTTTTTCTGGGAAGTTCCTGTAGGAGAACCCCTCATGTGGCAATCAATAGAAGAACGAGCTACTAATATTTTTCTCGAATAAAAGAGATACAAAATAATGGAGTATTTTTCCCTGAAGTTGATGTACGAGAACCCCCAAAGATACTAAAAAAGGCTATTACTGTTGAAGAGTTGTTACCGAAGAATTATAGCAAAAAATTTACGTGTCATGCGCTGGTAAGTTGAAAAACTACGGTCGAagaataaatgtttacactcAAAAAATTTATGGTGAAAAATTATTGTCGAAGAATTACGCATCTTTGAAAAATTACCATAGGGTAGAAGAATGCTAATTATCATTGAATAGTTTTGGTCGAAAAATTATTGTTAAAAAATTACTCTTCATGCAGCGCCACAGAATAATTGTTACAACCAATAAATTGATATTGTAAAATTACTATCAAAGAACTATTAATTGTTCAAGAATTACTGTAGGTTAATTAATTAGTATCAAAATTACCGTTGGTTAATGAAGAAGGCAGCTACAGAGTTGCGGCCGAAAATTTACCGCGGAGAAGTTATTATTCATGTAGCGCCGAAAGGGTTACACTTGGTAAAAAAATTACCGGTCAATAATTATTGTTGGGAAATGGTATAAAAATTACTATCGAAAAATTACCGCTAAAAATTACTATTGGAAATTACTGCCATACCACACTGTACATGTGTGTTTACTGTACAAGGAAAATGGATGTTGTAGAATTACTATCGaagaattattaattatttaagaaTTACCGTAGGGTAATTAATATCGGGAAATTAACTTTGGTTACTACTGTGGTGGTCAAAAAATTACCTGAGAAGTTATTGTTCATGTAGCGCTAAAAGTGTTGCGCATGGTTGAAAATTACCGGATGATAATTATTGTTAACGAATTACTACTGAAGAATGGTATCAAAATTTACTATCGAAAAATTACCACTAAAAAAACTATAATAACACATGTGTGTTCGCTGTTTATGTGTGATATTCATTAGCACATCAACCGGTGTCTCATGCGCATAGTTGAAAAATTACCGGACAGTAATTATTGTTCACGAATTACTTCTGAGAAATGGTATCAAACGTTACCATCAAATTATTAATTACTGCTAAAAAGTTGTAATAGCACACTGTCAATGTGTGTTTACTGTTTATGTGTATTGTTCATTAGCATCAAATATGTCTTATGCGCCGAGAAGCTATGAAATCGTTCAACCCTAATATAAAGTAGTACGTGTGAACTCTAGTGACTACTCAAAACTGGAAAAGTGGGATCTTCAAAATTTAAACATACATGATCCAGACTAGAACCATGGTAACAAAATTTGGTTGAAAGTGAGAACCACTGTTTGGTTGGGTGAAGAGTTATGGAAGCATAACTCATGACCATCAAGGTATAAATCATGGTGCTCAAAATCATCACACACGTGTGAAAATATAGTAGTGACTTAGTCAAAATAAGAAATTCATGCCGGTCAAAATGTCAAAAGGGCGGCACACCGTGTAGACCTCAAAGGAGACCCAATGCTCATGAGGTGCAATAGGTGCTAGCCATCCAAGAATGATGACTGCCTCTAGCGTGCATGGCGCGCCACCATATCGAGCCCTTAGTGGGTTTTTGGTGGCACGACGTCTGCTGGTCTATGATCTGCATTCTGGCATGTGCGGCGACGCAAGTTTCTCATGATGTGGTTATCAGACGTGTGTCCATGTTCACATCAGGAATGTATGCGTGAGATGGTACCTGAGGTCTTTCACATTGTGGTCCGCATTATCAAGGCTATGAGAAAAGGTTATGTTTGGCAAATGGAGGCCGCAACACAAGTTTACTTTAGTTTGGTGGTACTCCATCAAGTACCAAATCTCGAATTTTAAGGTGAAAACCTCAAGGTCCAATCTTTATTGGTTGTACCGAACAACGAACAATGTTGGTGATGATGCAACGTTATCTTGTTGAAAGTGTTCTCTAATACTTACTATGAAAACCCATAATCTGGCTTCAATGGTTGGATCAAGCAATGACGGCGAGGATGCGTCGTTACCTTTCAGAGGCTCTGCTTATGGAGAAATTTTCATGTAGTTCACGTGTTGCTCCCGCTGTGGTTGATGCTGAGGCTTGTTGATGCATGTCCGTTTGAGATGGCCGTcatgtcttttttttttaaagtattttggttgtgtgtaATTTACCAGAAAAACACCTTTGTGTCTCTCAGGTAGGCAGGATTACTAGGGATCCATACATGGACAGATCACAGACTGCTAGCTTAGAGCTTTGTCCCTGCCGCCGTCTTCCACCTCCAGCACAGCCGCCGCCGTGGCGTGTGGCCGCTTGTCAGATACAACGTCGACGATGGCACACAGCTGGAGGACGCGCTAATTTTGTTCTCGGTTTACAACAGACCAACTGACCGGTCCCCATCATGACTCACGAACACAAAAGAAAATCCTCCTGTTTTCTGTGTGATCCCATTTCCGATCGATTCAGTTGGTCGGAATGTTCTAGCTCAGCTCAGCTGAATTAAGAAATCGATATGGAGACAGCTGCTGGAGCATGGAGCAGGCCATCTCTTCCGGCCATTTGGAGGTATGTCCTTGGAGGCAGGGAAAGCCTCCGTTGAATTGACAACGTTAACAAGCTCGAGCTCAACGTCTTGTTCGTCAATGGCTTGCTTCGTGCATACAGCTCGGTAACAAAACCATATAGAAGTTACGAACTTAAGTCATGCCGTGTCACTCTACACAATGCGATCGTAATACCTACCTATAAAGCGGGCTTCGTTATGACGAACACTTCATCCCACTCACGCTTGATCCATCGGTCTTTAGGTGATTAGCTCAGATAGCTCAATAGCACCAAGATTCTTGGTCAAGGGCTATGGCTGCCAGTTTTGAGCTAGTGATCCTGGTCACATGCTCGTTGCTCCTAGCCGGGGCGTGCCGCGGCGCCCCCGATACCGAGCTGCAGGTCGGGTACTACCAGGACACGTGCCCTAAGGCGGAGGCCATCGTGAGGGCCGCCGTCAGCGACGCCGTCGCCGAGGACGCCGGCATCGGCGCTGGCCTCATCCGGCTACtcttccacgactgcttcgttCAGGTATGCACACGCACACGCGTGACGCGGCAAACATTCCCGCAGTAGTTATAGTTGCATTGCTGAGTAGTTTGCTGATACGTACGTGTGTGTACTGTGGACAGGGCTGTGACGCGTCGGTGCTGCTGGACCCGACGAAGAAGAACCCTTTCCCGGAGAAGCTGGGCGCGCCCAACGTCCACAGCCTGCGTGGCTTCGAGGCGATCGACGCGGCCAAGTTCGCGCTGGAGGACGCCTGCCCCGGCGTCGTCTCCTGCGCCGACGTCGTCGCCTTCGCAGCCCGCGACGCCTCCTACCTGCTCAGCGGTTACCGCGTCGACTTCGACATGCCGGCGGGCCGCTTCGACGGGCGGCGCTCAAATGCCTCCGACACGGTCCCCTCCCTTCCGGCGCCGTCTGCAAACCTCGCCCAGCTCATCGACAACTTCGCCGCCAAGGGGCTGGACGCCGAAGACATGGTGGTGCTCTCCGGCGCGCACTCCGTCGGCCACGCGCGCTGCTCCTCCTTCGCTGGGGACCGACTCGGCGCCGGCGCTGACATCGACCCGTCGTTCGCGAGGTCGCTCCGGAGGCGGTGCAACGACACCAGCGAGGTAGAGGACCCGATGGTGAGCCAAGACCCGGTGACCCCGGCGGAGCTGGACGGCCAGTTCTACCGTAACGTGTTGAAGGGTAGGGTGCTGTTGGCGTCGGACGCCGCGCTCATGGAGACCAAGGAGGCGGCGCGGATGGTGCGGGAGAGCGCGGGCGTCAGCGGTAGGTGGGAGAAGAAGTTCGGGCAGGCCATGGTGAAGATGGCCGGCATCGAGGTGAAGAAGGCCGGCCGACGCGGCGAGATCAGGACGAACTGCAGGCTCGTCAACTAGATGGAACTAATGATCGCTGGACAAGTCCTTCTACTTCTGCATCTCTCGCTCCATCATCCGTCCAGTTCATGTTCGACACTGTGCAGAATTAATTTCAATTTCATTTCTTTTCGTTCTTGTTGCGAGCTCGCTTTCTCGTTTGCTCATTTGTTGATTTGTCCATGCAAAAATGAATTAAATCTATTTTCTGTTGTTGTTGATGTCTTTTTCGAAGTCTAGTCACAGCATACGCCGAGGGTCGCATCATATATATTCCCTCATTATCACACAAAAAAATGTCACTTTGGAATTTGGATAGTGAGGAAGTCTTCAAGATTTTACCATTTCACCATTATCACTATTTACTTGTCtgaaatttgttaaaatttagatgcatctagatattatttaatgtctagatacatctaaaattaGACAAATCACATACAACTTTTATGGAACGGGGGGGGGGTATATTATatataaaacaacaaaaaatattaGATTATGAATACATTTTCGAGAAACATCTAACCAATACTACGATTTATAAGCTTTCAATCTGAATATTTAAAACAATATCGACTGTCAAAGTTTAAAAGTTCTACTTAAGACATACCCATAATAACATCTATTTGAAGGACAATCTACCAAAGGAAAGAAGAATgctcaagtgctttcgcttctcCTTGAGGAGCAATCACGTTGCCAAACATCTTGCCGCGAAAGGAGGTCACTTGTAGTTTTACCGATTTTGAATATCGATATTATAATTATCCATGCTGAATTTATATGAGTATATACTACATATGTCGGATCAGTTCACCCTAGCTAGATCATGTCCTTCAATAAGATGTTGCCTCATCGAAAGCTACCACATGCTAGGCAGTCGGAGATTCTGATTCCACTGAATTTCGGGAAGACGGACAAACCCAGTCTGCCAGTGCAAATTACTTGGATTGTGATGAGATGAATTGTGCATCTATGCTTTTTACAAATGTAATTGCCTCCAAATGTCAGGTGAGCAAAAGAGCGAGTAGAAAACGTGCAAATAGCTGCCAAAACCATGACATGTAACACACCACAAACCTCGATATGTTCAAGTGACAAAACAAAACCTACAAATATATGTTCAGTCCTAAGGTTCATCAAATAATATATTTCCTTCGATACATGCTGTATAAGATGCACCTTCTAACAAATTTGAACTAGGAAAACAAAAATCGCGGAATACATACCATCCTACTCATGCATTCCTTAAAACTTTCAAGAGCATGGATGCCGTAGTACCAAACATCCGTTTGGGTTGATAATTAACTTTTGGTAGCAGAATTTTGCTCATGTCTATTGATGCTTCACCAGTTGATTTACTCAATATATTAATACCCTTCTTATGCTCCTTAATGGAGTAGCACTTCATAATAAACCGGGATGTTAAGACAGATCTCCAATACGGGAAGAAACTTCTCCTTGCCAATTTAAGCTcccattgacaaaggattaacttgtcaatgcctacagattgtagactagggttttgctagaagtagagggcaagtagatctcgaaggtttaggcgaaaagtactcggcgattatgaaaactagggttatgttgacagtagattcgatcccttttgtccctcgactccccttatataggaggtggagccgagggtttcgtattgtacaagttacgtagtccgggatggtttctaactcatcccgccagattacaaataacacttcctattacaactctatgtttccttaatatatcttgggctcccgaatcttcttattcttcggatgatGGGCCTTCAAGCAAATCCCGGTACCatctatggcaggcccatttgggatgcctatgtcagtagcccccgagattttgcttgaatcgtagagtcaaggaaaatctcgactgtttattcgagagctttcatttatacttcttcacataaaattctatattgtacagggataatggtagttggggctagttcatctgacggatcgtgtactagttaaccgctctagtggcaatccgcaaaacctacttcaagatcacgtccccggacatgatctcgggataccggtgtaaacttcgacgagtgccgcttaaggtcttaccattccgtcgagtcccgaccaaatttatcgggtacctaacgcgtccgttaggatttttcttcgtatccgttgatacggataaaagtagcagagcgcagtctttggcgatgccacgcccggcagaacggatccggggtcttaccttcgcattttgcggcattcagaaattgatcgctactttggcgttctgagaatatattgtcgagtgcttttcgcctttggaatagcacattttatcgagtcatatttgatgacttattttgtcttcccgatgggagtatatgtagagttaattataactcgaaatatactctcttgcttttctatctttctttcttttcctttgtaaatttcatcgggcacgcgaacagcgttcccgatgggagtagcccccgaggctatagccaagaacttgtgcttggttgtaggctcaacattttattccaccttgtcgctatatttatAGTCCTTCTCGACATTTTTATAtcaatcgggtgcgcgaccagcgctcccgatgggagtagcccccgaggctatgaaaaaatgcttgcatttgatcataggctctcgccatttctatattgtcatactcgaagttttctatttttccaaagtagcccccgagcgtttgggcaaaaacttgtatttgaccaaaggctcccaaaGTAATCAAATGATttgtcctgtcgccattctctttgTAGTttgcttgtcgacatattttcccttgtcaaattctcttcatcttTATCAATAACCGGgattttttctgcc includes these proteins:
- the LOC124670239 gene encoding peroxidase 2-like; amino-acid sequence: MAASFELVILVTCSLLLAGACRGAPDTELQVGYYQDTCPKAEAIVRAAVSDAVAEDAGIGAGLIRLLFHDCFVQGCDASVLLDPTKKNPFPEKLGAPNVHSLRGFEAIDAAKFALEDACPGVVSCADVVAFAARDASYLLSGYRVDFDMPAGRFDGRRSNASDTVPSLPAPSANLAQLIDNFAAKGLDAEDMVVLSGAHSVGHARCSSFAGDRLGAGADIDPSFARSLRRRCNDTSEVEDPMVSQDPVTPAELDGQFYRNVLKGRVLLASDAALMETKEAARMVRESAGVSGRWEKKFGQAMVKMAGIEVKKAGRRGEIRTNCRLVN